Proteins co-encoded in one Setaria viridis chromosome 9, Setaria_viridis_v4.0, whole genome shotgun sequence genomic window:
- the LOC117837409 gene encoding type I inositol polyphosphate 5-phosphatase 4, whose translation MRDGGGGGKMSKLSWSKSLVRKWFNIRGKSHDFHADAAAAGTGRSGGADDDWMDSGFTRRDSCGAKKSRTERASRRSHERSRRSKIDLDAAEATVMLDYRIFAATWNVGGRAPPASLSLDDWLRSSPPADIYVLGFQEIVPLNAGNVLGAEDNGPARKWVSLVRQTLNSLPGSSGGVGGGGSLQTPSPAPYPVAEMDADFERSRQNNPSFFHRRSFQSGLSRSLRADGDILAGPGPARLERRFSVNDRVMYGSRPSDYEANYRWGGGQSDDEDDGGGSPTTVFSPMSHGYGNAPPMEEYSGSVRGPARYCLVASKQMVGLFLMIWSRKEMKNDIRNLKVSCVGRGLMGYLGNKGSISISMLLHQTSFCFVCSHLTSGQKDGDEHRRNSDVMEILRKTRFPRVCGQYERCPETILEHDRIIWLGDLNYRIALSYRSVKALVEMRNWKALLEKDQLRSEQRGGRVFPGWNEGRIYFPPTYKYSNNSDKYAGDDINHKEKKRTPAWCDRILWYGRGLSQLSYVRGESRFSDHRPVYSMFSAEVESINHSRIQKMSSWSSQLDMEELLPYSYGYTEINHYGYTDLNFF comes from the exons ATgagggatggcggcggcggcggcaagatgAGCAAG CTGTCGTGGTCCAAGAGCCTGGTGAGGAAGTGGTTCAACATCAGGGGCAAGTCCCATGACTTCCACGCCGATGCTGCGGCAGCTGGGACTGGGAGGTCAG GTGGAGCGGATGATGACTGGATGGATAGCGGCTTCACCAGGAGGGACTCCTGCGGCGCCAAGAAGAGCAGAACAG AGAGGGCGTCGCGGAGGAGCCACGAGCGGTCGCGGCGCAGCaagatcgacctcgacgccgccgaggcCACCGTCATGCTGGACTACAG GATCTTTGCTGCCACGTGGAATGTAggtggccgcgcgccgccggcctccctcagCCTCGACGACTGGctccgctcctcgccgccggccgacaTCTACGTCCTAGG GTTCCAAGAAATCGTCCCGCTGAACGCCGGGAACGTCCTCGGCGCCGAGGACAACGGTCCGGCGAGGAAGTGGGTGTCGCTGGTCAGGCAGACCCTGAACAGCCTGCCGGGAAGcagcggcggcgttggcggcggcgggagcctgcagacgccgtcgccggcgccgtacCCGGTGGCGGAGATGGACGCCGATTTCGAGCGGTCGAGGCAGAACAACCCGTCCTTTTTCCACCGGCGGTCGTTCCAGTCCGGGCTCAGCCGGAGCCTGCGGGCGGACGGCGACATCCTCGCCGGCCCCGGCCCTGCCAGGCTCGAGCGGCGTTTCAGCGTCAACGATCGCGTCATGTACGGCAGCAGGCCCAGCGACTACGAGGCCAACTACCGGTGGGGCGGCGGTCAgtccgacgacgaggacgacggcggcgggtcgccgacCACGGTGTTCTCTCCGATGTCGCACGGATACGGCAATGCTCCGCCCATGGAAGAATACAGCGGATCAGTTCGTGGCCCTGCCAG GTACTGCCTGGTTGCAAGCAAGCAGATGGTTGGATTGTTCCTGATGATTTGGTCTCGGAAAGAGATGAAGAATGACATAAGAAATCTGAAAGTTTCTTGTGTTGGGAGGGGATTAAtgggctatcttggaaacaaG GGTTCAATTTCCATTAGCATGTTATTGCACCAAACGAGCTTTTGCTTCGTCTGCAGTCATCTAACATCAGGTCAAAAAGATGGTGACGAGCACCGTAGGAACTCCGATGTAATGGAGATTTTGAGGAAGACCAGGTTCCCAAGGGTTTGTGGGCAGTATGAGAGATGTCCGGAAACTATCTTGGAGCATGA TCGGATAATCTGGCTCGGGGATCTGAATTATCGCATCGCACTTTCCTATCGATCAGTGAAGGCGCTTGTAGAGATGCGTAACTGGAAAGCATTGCTGGAAAAAGATCAG CTGAGGAGTGAGCAAAGAGGCGGACGTGTGTTTCCCGGCTGGAATGAGGGGAGGATATACTTCCCACCAACCTACAAATACTCCAACAATTCTGACAAATACGCAGGAGACGACATAAACCATAAGGAGAAGAAGCGAACACCGGCATG GTGTGACCGCATTTTGTGGTATGGAAGGGGCCTTAGCCAACTCTCATATGTTCGAGGAGAGTCTCGCTTCTCAGACCACAGACCTGTCTACAGCATGTTCAGTGCAGAAGTGGAATCGATCAATCACAGCCGAATTCAGAAGATGAGTTCTTGGAGCTCCCAGTTGGACATGGAAGAATTACTGCCATACTCATATGGGTACACTGAGATCAATCATTATGGATATACTGACCTCAATTTCTTTTGA
- the LOC117837408 gene encoding pentatricopeptide repeat-containing protein At1g03100, mitochondrial — protein sequence MLRAGRICSGSYARHAVSSLLLGPRCLFALESPHCLDCKCHGINQTGDNNTKFLSPQLNVGSHGTFFSTITETILVQARDPSQLSLEIDNAIDERRFDDAWRAYEKHVHMDGLPRKSVLSKLITGLAETCDAHWLNQSYNVVSHAFEEKHELLGKEPLIYLSLTLARCALPNLAINVVRKLVKMEAYPPVSAWSAIVAHMCQTNTGAFLAADLVMELGYLFQNNRVDPRKKSNRPLLSMKPNSFTFNIVLTAALLFGTTRKAEQLLELMPRIGVKPEVNLLIVMARIYERNGHRDEIQKLKRHVDEAYGLSESEFRQFYDCLLSCHLKFGDLDSAVDMVLDMLRKGKNAKRSLEAAKAVLEAVENRRLYFPYEKTEAENPCSSERPISNSQMLSYVSFFKDNSFARLELEARELLELLSDKLQEQVGLVKSEHGILHPTETMYAKLVKAFLEADKISALASFLVKASKEDSPVSVERSFVVQVINACICLGLLEQAHDLLDEMRFSGIRVGSSIYSSLLKAYCKEGQHEDDITALLKDAQQAGIQLDASCYEDLIQSRASHSNTPGALHLFKELKNSNVLKSGHKEFQTLVQGSDENEAVLTTRLVEEVRSGHMVDHAVHDWNNVIHFFCKKRLMHDAHSALNKMRASGHVPNAQTFHSLITAYAAIGGKYVEVTDLWGEMKVLAGSSSMKFDQELLDSLLYCFVRGGFFLRAMEVIEMMEKSDMFIDKYKYKSLWLKYHRTLYKGKAPKVQTEAQLKRREAAIHFKKWIGLT from the coding sequence ATGCTTCGTGCTGGAAGAATTTGTTCAGGATCTTATGCACGCCATGCTGTATCTTCATTACTGTTGGGTCCACGATGTTTGTTTGCTCTCGAAAGTCCACACTGCTTGGACTGCAAGTGTCATGGGATTAACCAAACAGGAGATAACAATACTAAATTCTTGAGTCCGCAGCTAAATGTAGGCAGTCATGGCACTTTCTTTTCCACTATTACTGAAACAATTCTAGTCCAAGCTCGTGATCCATCTCAGCTATCACTGGAGATAGATAATGCAATCGATGAGCGGAGATTTGATGATGCATGGAGGGCTTATGAGAAGCATGTTCACATGGATGGACTTCCAAGAAAGTCCGTTTTGAGCAAACTCATCACTGGCTTGGCAGAGACCTGTGATGCTCACTGGCTTAACCAGTCCTACAATGTGGTCAGTCATGCATTTGAAGAGAAGCATGAATTGTTGGGTAAGGAGCCCCTGATTTACCTATCTCTCACCCTTGCACGCTGTGCTCTGCCTAATCTTGCTATAAATGTTGTGAGGAAGTTGGTAAAGATGGAGGCATACCCACCTGTTTCAGCTTGGTCAGCAATTGTAGCACATATGTGTCAAACCAACACTGGTGCATTTCTTGCTGCAGACCTTGTTATGGAGCTTGGTTACCTTTTCCAGAATAATAGAGTTGATCCACGGAAGAAGAGCAACCGCCCTTTGCTATCAATGAAACCCAATTCATTTACATTCAATATTGTTCTGACTGCAGCTCTCCTGTTTGGTACTACAAGAAAAGCGGAGCAGCTTCTCGAACTAATGCCTAGGATAGGGGTGAAGCCTGAAGTCAACTTGTTGATTGTTATGGCCCGCATATATGAAAGGAATGGGCACAGAGATGAGATTCAGAAGTTAAAGAGGCATGTTGATGAGGCCTATGGTCTTAGCGAATCAGAGTTCAGGCAGTTTTATGATTGTCTGCTCTCCTGTCATTTGAAATTTGGGGATTTGGATTCTGCAGTTGATATGGTGTTGGATATGCTAAGAAAAGGCAAGAATGCAAAGCGGTCATTGGAAGCAGCCAAAGCAGTTCTTGAAGCTGTTGAAAATAGGAGACTTTATTTCCCTTATGAGAAGACTGAGGCTGAAAATCCATGCTCTTCAGAGAGACCTATATCTAATAGCCAAATGCTAAGTTATGTTTCGTTCTTCAAAGACAATAGCTTTGCAAGACTTGAATTGGAGGCACGAGAATTACTCGAGCTGTTATCGGATAAGCTGCAGGAACAGGTTGGACTGGTGAAATCTGAACATGGTATCCTCCACCCAACTGAAACAATGTACGCCAAGCTTGTTAAAGCTTTTCTGGAAGCAGATAAGATCAGTGCATTGGCTTCGTTTCTTGTGAAAGCAAGCAAAGAAGATTCTCCTGTGTCTGTTGAAAGGTCCTTTGTTGTTCAAGTGATAAATGCGTGCATTTGTCTTGGGTTATTAGAGCAAGCGCATGATCTTCTGGATGAAATGAGATTCTCTGGGATTAGAGTTGGTTCATCCATCTATTCATCACTCCTAAAAGCCTATTGCAAAGAGGGCCAACATGAAGATGACATAACTGCACTTTTGAAGGATGCTCAACAAGCAGGCATTCAGCTTGACGCAAGCTGCTATGAGGATTTGATACAATCTAGGGCGAGTCACAGTAACACCCCAGGTGCTCTCCATCTTTTTAAAGAATTGAAGAATTCAAATGTTTTGAAATCTGGTCACAAGGAATTTCAGACTTTAGTGCAAGGCTCTGATGAAAATGAAGCTGTTTTGACGACCAGGCTAGTGGAGGAAGTAAGAAGTGGTCATATGGTTGATCATGCTGTTCATGACTGGAATAATGTCATCCATTTCTTCTGCAAGAAGAGATTGATGCATGATGCTCACAGTGCACTGAACAAGATGCGAGCTTCTGGCCATGTGCCAAATGCACAAACTTTTCATTCTTTAATCACTGCTTATGCTGCCATTGGTGGCAAATATGTGGAGGTGACAGATTTGTGGGGTGAAATGAAAGTTCTGGCTGGTTCAAGCTCTATGAAGTTTGATCAGGAGCTCTTGGACTCTCTGTTGTATTGCTTTGTGAGAGGTGGTTTCTTCCTTCGAGCCATGGAAGTTATAGAGATGATGGAGAAAAGCGATATGTTTATAGACAAATACAAGTACAAGTCCTTGTGGCTTAAATATCACAGGACATTGTACAAAGGTAAGGCTCCCAAGGTGCAAACAGAAGCACAGCTAAAAAGGAGAGAAGCAGCAATACATTTCAAGAAATGGATTGGGTTGACATGA
- the LOC117837410 gene encoding uncharacterized protein, producing the protein MLGRMAGGVADAEQRDASSDRGRHAGTAVPPSPLSAPPKLFLADDSGVCRVSPVPVEAAAVMSPTSTLQAAVDSPTSPAAKVGAFSSHGASSSSGGDRRCKSRSRRCHRRPAWEAARNAGLGLAGALNGDDAVPHAATVLRGQSLRSPAFAVDGHLVRSSSPQGRRCLMMSPTEMEASEDYTRVIARGGPNPRTTHIFDDRVVVDGSGGFSIGAGGEDDESFLRWCHGCSKDLGQGKDIFMYRGEMAFCSHECRYREMLLFDEES; encoded by the exons ATGCTGGGGAGGATGGCGGGAGgagtcgccgacgccgagcagCGCGACGCCTCGTCCGATCGCGGCCGTCACGCGGGCACCGCCGTTCCGCCGTCTCCCTTGTCGGCGCCCCCCAAGCTGTTCTTGGCTGATGATAGTGGCGTTTGCCGCGTGTCGCCGGTGCCGGTGGAGGCTGCCGCCGTCATGAGCCCCACCTCCACCCTGCAAGCGGCTGTCGACAGCCCCACGTCTCCGGCGGCCAAGGTCGGCGCGTTCTCCAGTCACGGGGCGAGCTCGTCATCCGGCGGCGACCGCCGGTGCAAGAGCAGGAGCCGCaggtgccaccgccgccctgcCTGGGAGGCGGCGAGGAACGCCGGGcttggcctcgccggcgccctgaACGGCGACGACGCCGTCCCCCACGCGGCGACGGTCCTGAGAGGACAGAGCCTCCGGAGCCCCGCGTTCGCCGTCGACGGCCACTTGGtgcgctcctcctccccgcaaGGCCGCCGGTGCCTGATGATGTCGCCGACGGAGATGGAGGCGTCGGAGGACTATACCCGCGTCATCGCCCGCGGGGGGCCGAACCCGAGGACGACGCACATATTCGACGaccgcgtcgtcgtcgacggctCCGGCGGGTTCTCCAtcggagccggcggcgaggacgatgAGTCGTTCCTGAGGTGGTGCCATGGATGCAGCAAGGACCTTGGGCAGGGCAAGGACATCTTCATGTACAG GGGCGAGATGGCCTTCTGCAGCCACGAGTGCCGCTACCGCGAGATGCTGCTCTTCGACGAAGAATCCTGA